Proteins encoded in a region of the Stieleria neptunia genome:
- a CDS encoding PDZ domain-containing protein — protein sequence MTLRLFSGSAATLLVAFAVLAQTPPAAAEPEPELTLQPVPALLRLHLPILGEQRGVLVEAVAAESAAAGAGLRAGDVILEAGGRAVITGDALEQPDPAFPIVVLRRGRTQVLQPAATENRFFDRMFGPPMPGNRRSGTSVSSSAISSGSGSRAVSVSRAGDQIAIEMSLPELAEGPIRFRGTAAEIEQQLRQSTLGEAVKREVRTVLRQSR from the coding sequence ATGACCCTTCGACTCTTCAGCGGCAGTGCCGCCACCCTGCTCGTCGCGTTTGCCGTCTTGGCCCAGACGCCACCTGCGGCGGCCGAGCCCGAACCGGAACTCACCCTCCAACCCGTTCCGGCATTGCTGCGTCTGCATCTGCCCATCCTGGGTGAACAACGCGGCGTGCTGGTCGAGGCCGTCGCCGCGGAGTCGGCTGCCGCGGGCGCCGGACTCCGTGCCGGCGACGTCATCTTGGAAGCCGGTGGGCGAGCCGTCATCACAGGCGATGCACTGGAGCAGCCGGACCCGGCGTTTCCGATCGTGGTGCTGCGCCGCGGCCGCACGCAGGTGTTGCAACCGGCGGCCACGGAAAACCGGTTCTTTGATCGGATGTTCGGTCCCCCGATGCCGGGCAATCGACGGAGCGGGACCAGCGTCAGTTCTTCGGCGATCAGTTCCGGTTCTGGCAGTCGCGCCGTTTCGGTCAGTCGCGCCGGTGACCAGATCGCGATCGAAATGTCGTTGCCGGAACTGGCCGAGGGCCCGATCCGATTTCGAGGCACGGCGGCGGAAATCGAGCAACAACTGCGACAGAGCACGCTCGGCGAAGCGGTCAAACGCGAGGTCCGAACGGTGCTCCGTCAGTCTCGCTAG
- a CDS encoding superantigen-like protein SSL4, with protein MSDPHPNTDPAVDAIVEQALRGEVPRRDFLRRLVVAGLSSAAAYQVLDETTAAAQSGGSGRITTFAIGEEGSTPKPPTQKPSPNPPMTTLAVGEESTKPPANQVTTRAVGEESTKPPTPQATTYAVGEESTKPPTPRATTYAVGEESSKPPTPRPTTQAVGEESTMPPTTLSYGLGEDGRRATTMAVGEEGRPTPKPTTTNWSGEESRVTTHAVGEESNSVPKATTLAWGEEGSIKKPQFKVPSSPFKNIPRPWKNFRRW; from the coding sequence ATGTCTGACCCCCATCCCAACACCGATCCTGCTGTGGACGCGATCGTCGAACAAGCCCTTCGCGGTGAAGTCCCCCGTCGCGATTTTCTGCGTCGACTGGTCGTCGCCGGACTGTCTTCGGCGGCTGCGTACCAGGTCCTCGATGAAACCACAGCGGCGGCACAATCCGGTGGCTCAGGGCGGATCACCACCTTTGCCATCGGTGAAGAAGGCAGCACGCCCAAGCCGCCGACTCAAAAACCTTCGCCGAACCCTCCGATGACGACGCTAGCGGTCGGCGAAGAGTCGACGAAGCCGCCGGCAAACCAAGTCACCACCCGCGCCGTCGGCGAGGAGTCGACCAAGCCGCCGACGCCTCAAGCCACGACCTATGCCGTCGGCGAAGAATCAACCAAACCGCCGACCCCTCGGGCCACGACCTATGCCGTCGGCGAGGAATCATCCAAACCGCCGACCCCTCGGCCCACGACCCAAGCCGTCGGCGAAGAATCAACCATGCCGCCGACGACACTGTCCTATGGATTGGGCGAAGACGGACGACGTGCGACGACGATGGCCGTGGGGGAAGAAGGCCGACCGACGCCCAAACCCACCACGACCAACTGGTCCGGCGAAGAGTCTCGGGTGACAACCCATGCGGTGGGTGAAGAATCCAACAGCGTCCCGAAAGCCACCACGCTGGCCTGGGGCGAAGAAGGCTCGATCAAGAAGCCGCAATTCAAAGTGCCCTCGAGTCCCTTCAAGAACATCCCCCGGCCGTGGAAAAACTTTCGCCGTTGGTGA
- a CDS encoding ATP-grasp domain-containing protein — MNARNIDLVIVGGESDPNTRRIVDQAHLRGVDYFFWDTDRPGARQIAWDFQSPEIDFGDVALRPAGMFLRFNVFDSDAAANHAAYDVAESFALAWANIRLLNRSTTGDGNNKSRNLVRARRCGLVIPQTTVLGDLSPLESVPDPNLKIIKPLAGGDHAFIAGDVITDPSRLPGLAPQFVQERLDGENLRVFSIGGKLHAFHLQTTEIDYRTDDDVVVHATAVPEQIVASVHQLVEQIGFDYCALDFRCRDGFRDPVFLEINSFPMFVAFDDACENRLADAILEFLV, encoded by the coding sequence ATGAATGCAAGAAACATCGACTTGGTGATCGTCGGCGGTGAATCCGACCCCAACACCCGGCGGATCGTCGACCAGGCCCACCTCCGCGGCGTCGATTATTTTTTCTGGGACACCGACCGGCCGGGCGCGCGTCAGATCGCCTGGGATTTTCAATCGCCGGAAATCGATTTCGGCGACGTGGCGTTGCGGCCTGCGGGAATGTTTCTGCGTTTCAATGTGTTTGACTCCGACGCGGCCGCCAATCACGCCGCCTACGACGTCGCCGAATCGTTCGCACTTGCTTGGGCAAACATTCGGTTGCTCAACCGAAGCACGACCGGTGACGGCAACAACAAGTCGCGCAACCTGGTCCGCGCCCGCCGCTGCGGGCTTGTGATTCCACAAACCACCGTGTTGGGTGACCTGTCGCCGCTGGAAAGCGTCCCCGACCCGAATCTCAAGATCATCAAACCGCTGGCCGGTGGCGACCACGCCTTCATCGCCGGCGATGTCATCACTGACCCCTCGCGGCTCCCCGGACTCGCACCGCAGTTCGTCCAGGAACGACTCGACGGCGAAAACCTGCGCGTCTTTTCGATCGGCGGCAAACTGCACGCGTTTCATTTGCAAACGACCGAAATTGATTATCGAACCGACGACGACGTGGTCGTCCACGCCACCGCGGTTCCGGAGCAGATTGTTGCATCGGTCCATCAATTGGTCGAACAAATCGGTTTCGATTACTGCGCGCTCGACTTCCGCTGTCGAGACGGATTCCGCGATCCGGTGTTCTTGGAAATCAACTCGTTCCCGATGTTTGTGGCGTTCGACGACGCCTGCGAAAACAGGCTTGCCGACGCGATTTTGGAGTTTCTGGTCTGA
- a CDS encoding sigma-70 family RNA polymerase sigma factor, with protein MNQPPNDVSMMLRELGRGNDSVKEQLFEQLQSELRQMASALMRRERSDHTLQATALVNEACIRLLDSDAIGNATDRRYFFAAANRAMRQILIDHARRRNTTKRGGEYQRGSLDVVLENFENSNGCRFEDLEASLEVLEKDSPRQREVVELRFFSGLSIPETAEVLGVSEGTVERDWRLARAKLYQQLREE; from the coding sequence ATGAATCAGCCCCCCAACGACGTCTCGATGATGCTGCGTGAACTCGGACGCGGCAATGATTCCGTCAAAGAACAACTGTTCGAACAACTCCAAAGCGAGCTTCGACAAATGGCCTCGGCGCTGATGCGCCGCGAACGCAGCGACCACACGCTGCAGGCCACGGCGCTGGTCAATGAAGCCTGCATTCGGTTGCTCGATTCCGATGCGATCGGCAACGCGACCGACCGCCGCTATTTCTTCGCCGCCGCCAACCGCGCGATGCGTCAAATCTTGATCGACCACGCGCGACGACGGAACACAACCAAACGTGGCGGCGAGTACCAGCGCGGATCGTTGGACGTCGTGCTGGAGAATTTTGAGAACAGCAACGGCTGCCGGTTCGAAGACTTGGAAGCGTCTCTGGAAGTACTCGAAAAAGACTCGCCGCGGCAGCGCGAAGTCGTCGAACTGCGGTTCTTCTCGGGATTGTCGATCCCCGAAACCGCCGAGGTGCTCGGCGTCAGCGAGGGGACCGTCGAACGCGATTGGCGTTTGGCCAGGGCCAAGTTGTATCAGCAACTGCGCGAAGAATAG
- a CDS encoding SOS response-associated peptidase — MCGRINLRTPAAAWTQEFLPLWSDEEIAAKAAEYESTARYNIAPTQNVSCIRAAEDPRREWVMLRWGLVPSWADDLAIGNRMINARSETVHEKPSFKKAFAQRRCLIPADGYYEWMKTADGKQPYLIEPSDGSVLALAGLWERNRKIHGDDRPIETFTILTTSANDTTRSIHDRMPVILDADGQAAWLETGLDDPSSLRELLRPAPNDLLTAFPVSRTVNSPRNDVPECVERIELSEGASQQQDLF, encoded by the coding sequence ATGTGTGGTCGCATCAATCTTCGCACTCCCGCGGCCGCTTGGACGCAAGAGTTTTTGCCCCTGTGGTCGGACGAGGAGATCGCAGCCAAGGCCGCCGAGTATGAAAGCACCGCGCGGTACAACATCGCGCCGACCCAAAACGTGTCCTGCATCCGCGCCGCGGAGGACCCACGTCGCGAGTGGGTGATGCTGCGTTGGGGACTGGTCCCATCCTGGGCCGATGACCTGGCAATCGGCAATCGGATGATCAACGCCCGCAGCGAAACGGTGCATGAGAAACCGTCGTTCAAAAAAGCGTTTGCCCAGCGACGCTGTCTGATCCCCGCCGACGGTTATTACGAATGGATGAAGACGGCCGATGGGAAACAGCCTTACTTGATCGAGCCCAGCGATGGCAGCGTGCTGGCGCTGGCCGGGCTCTGGGAACGCAACCGCAAAATTCACGGTGATGATCGGCCGATCGAAACGTTCACGATTTTGACCACCTCGGCCAATGACACGACGCGGTCGATACACGATCGGATGCCCGTGATCTTGGACGCCGACGGGCAAGCGGCATGGCTGGAAACAGGACTCGACGATCCGAGTTCCCTGCGCGAGTTGCTGCGACCGGCGCCTAACGATCTGCTGACCGCCTTTCCGGTGTCAAGGACCGTCAACAGTCCCCGCAACGATGTGCCGGAGTGCGTCGAGCGCATCGAGTTGTCGGAAGGGGCATCGCAGCAGCAGGATCTGTTCTAG
- a CDS encoding TrkH family potassium uptake protein, protein MSFSLPFAFPLLANRTHLPAAEALEREGIQGLVLSMAISLLVGTLLLVSGRGNRGKPLFRKEAMAVVGLSWVLATVLGALPYYLSGTEIAADQSITFIEAMFESQSGFSTTGATILTDLENPSSVPHCILFWRSWTHFLGGLGIVVLFVAILGQGSAGKAMVRAEMPGPSKEGSMPRMQHTALVFAGIYCGLNAILTVIYMLEGMTLFDGLCHAFGTMATGGFSTYNRSLGGFDSPLIEYTTILFMILAGTNFTLLYLTLAGGPRQLFQDVEFQTFIGIIAGLSGCILLFGMRAGDVGFESLGQGFRNGLFQVVSVMTTTGYGTADFDRWNNFARGSLLVLMFIGGCAGSTGGGMKVIRHVLFYKILLREIELSYRPRVVRLIRIGGNTADDPAMLRGIMVYFCLILGIFIASWMLLVTFEPSSTWGYSEESAALAEDSTLDEKLLDCASAVAATLNNIGPGLGVVGATQNYAGFSQGAKFLFVWLMLLGRVEVFSVLVLVFPTFWRRT, encoded by the coding sequence ATGAGTTTCAGTCTGCCGTTTGCGTTTCCGCTGCTGGCCAACCGGACCCATCTGCCCGCGGCCGAGGCGTTGGAACGCGAGGGGATCCAAGGTCTGGTCTTGAGCATGGCGATCAGCTTGTTGGTCGGAACACTGCTGTTGGTCAGCGGACGCGGCAATCGCGGTAAACCGCTGTTTCGCAAAGAGGCGATGGCCGTGGTCGGACTCAGTTGGGTGCTGGCGACCGTGCTGGGCGCGTTGCCGTACTACTTGAGTGGAACCGAAATCGCCGCCGATCAATCGATCACGTTCATCGAGGCGATGTTCGAATCTCAGTCCGGCTTCAGCACGACCGGCGCGACGATTCTGACGGACTTGGAGAACCCGAGCTCCGTTCCACACTGCATCCTCTTTTGGCGCAGTTGGACACACTTTCTGGGCGGATTGGGGATCGTCGTGTTGTTCGTCGCCATCCTCGGCCAAGGTTCCGCCGGCAAGGCGATGGTCCGCGCCGAAATGCCGGGGCCGAGCAAGGAAGGTAGCATGCCCCGGATGCAACACACCGCGCTCGTCTTTGCCGGCATCTACTGCGGCTTGAACGCGATCCTGACGGTGATCTACATGCTCGAAGGCATGACGCTCTTTGACGGGCTGTGTCACGCCTTTGGCACCATGGCCACCGGGGGCTTCAGCACGTACAACCGGTCGCTGGGCGGATTCGACAGTCCACTGATCGAGTACACCACCATCCTCTTCATGATCCTGGCCGGTACCAATTTCACGTTGCTGTATTTGACCTTGGCCGGCGGGCCACGACAGTTGTTTCAAGACGTGGAGTTTCAAACCTTTATCGGAATCATCGCCGGACTCAGCGGGTGCATCTTGCTGTTCGGGATGCGTGCCGGTGATGTCGGCTTTGAATCGCTCGGGCAAGGATTTCGCAATGGGCTGTTTCAAGTCGTCTCGGTGATGACGACCACCGGCTACGGGACGGCCGACTTCGATCGCTGGAACAACTTCGCCCGCGGCAGCCTGCTGGTGTTGATGTTCATCGGCGGATGCGCCGGCAGCACCGGCGGCGGAATGAAAGTCATTCGGCACGTGCTGTTCTACAAGATCCTGCTTCGCGAGATCGAACTTTCGTACCGCCCCCGCGTCGTCCGACTGATTCGGATCGGCGGCAACACCGCCGACGATCCGGCGATGCTCCGCGGCATCATGGTCTACTTCTGTTTGATCCTGGGAATTTTCATCGCCTCATGGATGCTGTTGGTCACCTTCGAACCGAGCTCGACGTGGGGCTATTCCGAGGAATCAGCGGCGCTGGCCGAAGACAGCACGCTGGACGAAAAACTGTTGGATTGCGCCAGCGCCGTCGCCGCCACGCTCAACAACATCGGTCCCGGACTCGGCGTCGTCGGCGCGACGCAGAACTACGCCGGATTCAGCCAAGGCGCCAAGTTCCTGTTCGTCTGGCTGATGCTGCTCGGACGCGTCGAAGTGTTTAGCGTGCTGGTGTTGGTCTTCCCGACCTTCTGGCGACGGACGTGA